In Betta splendens chromosome 3, fBetSpl5.4, whole genome shotgun sequence, the genomic window TTCATCGACGGCTCCATGTGTGCAGCATGTTGTAGGAGTATTGGTGGGTGCAAACTTAGCTGTCACAAAGAATGGGTCAACGCTGTGCctgaaatggatggaggagcctgtgtGCAGAGGTTTTGGAGTTGTGATTCTGAAAAAATTgccactttatttattgtgtcaTCGCTCCTGTTTATGCAATTTAAAAATGACTaattttctcgttttcccagcttttattctatAGAGGGAAATCAAACTGTATGCCCCAACACGCTCCTAAAAACAACTTCAAatgtgactgaaaacacaggctgtgtggacgatctacagggttttacgGAATGAAAACTTACAGACAACTTACACtattgagacattgaagtccattATTCTTAGTAGTAGTATGTAGTAGTAGTATGACTCGAAATTTCTGTCCATTGATGTCTTTATTGTCTTTCCACTgagtatacagtatacagtacagtatacaatACCACTAGCACTCCTGGACTTTTTTGCACCAAGCTTGCACAACTACGCCGGGTTGAAAGAAAGATGTTGCTCTGGCTAACATCCGAACAAACGGCTGTTACTGCTTTAGCACAGGGGCGTGGACAGGCACGCTGAACCTTTTCCTCACTATACCATCTTATGGAGAGGTCCACACAcatgcgttttttttttgtttgttttttttgttttgtccagcagtttaacaagcagcatatcttacgctgagtgccatattgtgatggacagctttgctttaacaagaggagtatatataaaatatatatactcttcttgatttatggtttatctaatggtttatttagctaatccaaaatatgtgtgatgttgctgtgttggtggacagttTAAGTCGGTTCTGCTTTATGGTGTGTatgcgggggggtggggggtggggggtaaggggtgcaaccagctgctgaaaccaagcaaatctgttaagtaaacaatcggagcaaaataaataagaagcagggatgtaccttaggctaacacattcataactaaacaactgttgtactgtggtttaccttggagatgaATACttataccaataatagtgttaaggtatgtgcacatactcatacaaacatatacatatcatatacatacacatgtgcattgttatacatatcccatactacttaataaaagtcatgacataaaacaccacaatttccatattcacacattattgatattggtagtgataagtatcagtaatacttacagttggatttggaaagtgtcccactacaaggttagtaaggctgtagcttaataatattcacccaaagggtgaggcagacacatgtgtttttacacgcattttaaacattttatacatATGCAAAGAATAAAAGGGATGTGACAGTTTCTTCAGGcttttcttgattttttttgtaaaaatcaaatgaaacactttcagaTCGCACTTTCTCTCACTGACTTCATGTGTCACTGGGAAATACaactgaaatacaataaaactcattttattgttattttttcagtAGCTCATTTTATATTATGACCAGTAGCATGCACAAAGTTTTTCACTAcctaaagtcagaactcaattTTTTTTACTACATGAAGTCAGAGCTCAAAAGTGCCCCGTTATGGAGCGAAGCGGTATCTCTTATGACCAGCCCATTCTGTTATGGGTTGGCCAGCAAGCCGGGCAGATAGACACTGCCACATGTTAGTTGTGGTATTATGTGTGAAACTTATCTTGTTGAAATAAAATCCAAAGTAAAAAATGGATATTCAGAATGGATGGGTCttgatgtctgtcttctgatctTGACTGTCTGCTGCCACTTTGTCAGGAAGCTCAGTATTCAGTAGCAGGTTGCAGTGTCCACACCTACTGTAGCCGCATGAACTTTACTACTAATTGCTGTGGGTGACTGTGGTAAAAGCTAAGCATAAGTTAATGAAAAGGACTCTGGCATACCGTAGATGTTCTTCCTCTCCAGAAGTGACAGCGTGAGATGGAGCGTTGTGAAAATGGCATACTCTGGGGAAAGGTTTGGCTTGTATGCAAACTGTAGGGGGTCCAGTTTTAATGGGAGCCAGTTCCTAATGTGCttcaggaccagtctctccagtcaTTTGGTCACAGGGCGAAAGTCATTTAAAGAGACTGGATGTAAGGTCTTGGGGACTGAAATAATGTTGGCACTTGGATGAACAGAAAAGGTCAAAGTAAGATATGAACTCAAGGTAAAGTTcaattcaaaagcagaatttctATTAAAGCATAATTCAATTGATGGGTTATAACAGAATCACCTGTATTTTATCCTGATTATCTATACACAATACCTTGATGTATGTGTGACAGAATTATTAGAAAGCTGTGTAATATGTTTAGTGTAAATATGCTGGgctcattgtgtgtttttaaccTTGTTGTTTAAATTAGCCAAACCCTGCTGATGCAAGCTCGCTGATTAAATTACAGGCAATGAAAGGTTGCCTGGCTACTGACATCCAGTGTGGCTTTCAAGGACACAATTGCATTTTGAATTCCGAGTtaaaagaggagaaacaggattCATATTAAACTAAAGGGGTTCTGAGAGCAGATAAGAGAGAATCATCATCACGCTGTCTCTTTGCTTGACTGAACATCAATCCTTTTAACCCAATGAAACAAAATGTAGAGATTCTCAATTGTACATCAGTCACATGTGGGTTTTTGTTTGCGTTTTCTGAAAATAACAAATGGTGATTGTCATCATTTATTGATAAAGAACGACACTGTGAAATTTTCAGAGGTCTGGTGAGAAACGGCAGGGAGTGTTtagctgccacctgctggcatGTCATGGCATTgtctttcaattaaaaaaaaaaaagaaagaccaAGGATTACACGAGTATTTACAAAAGTGATTCTAAATAGATTTTTGTACCTGGACATTTTTGTACCTCCTATATTTATGTGACTTTTTTACAAAACCTACCTTTTTAACTTTATTGAGATTTGATCACTGCTTCTTATACAAAAgtagaaatctgaaaaaaaaatctgacaataaaaaaaaataataaaatgactgtaacatcttgttttctttctaataCTACTATAAACTTTGTAATCAAAGCAATAGCTTATAAGTGCTAATAGTGTTTTTAGTGAACTTAATTTGAAAATGTTTCCTCCCATTGCTTGCCTTGGCTATAGAGTACATGCAAGACAAGAACAAGTCTACAGCTTGTGGCCTACAATAAATATGCATACATAtactttttacattttgcacCTCTCTACTTCTCCTTAGCGGTGTCAAACCTGGATATAGAGAGCAAGCTGTCAGTGCACTACCAGGCTCCATGGCACCAGCAACATAACGTGTTTCATCCTTGCACCCGACAACCGTGtttggaggagctgcacagaaGTGCTCAGCTCAGTCTCAGGGCTCTGCACAGAGGTGAGACAGGCTCATCAACTATACTGTACTGACCGTTGTGCACAAACTGCACAGTGAGTtctactgtgtgtttttgaCTGTTACAGATGAACAGCAATTTCAGTGTTCTACAAGCCGGGATAGAAACAGGGTGACCATCTCTATCTCTGTGGCACCTCCTATGCCCACCTTCCCTTCACCACACACAATCCGCCGTCAACAGAGGAGCCGCCTGGCGCGAGCAGTAAGCAAATATACAAATCATATTCATCATATAGAAACTAATTTACATTATATCTTGGCACCAGTTCACACCTGTAGGCGTAATTTCAAAATTGTATAAAATAACtattaattattacattttaatatcTTATCAGTATAATTACTGACACCTCTAACTCTGAAACTGACACAATACACTATTCTGTTGTTGCCATGCAGcaagagagagcagagagggagcgagagttAGACTATCAACCCAGgaaggtaaagcaaaaaaatgtcTGTGTTATTTgccaacatgtacagtactgtagacaCCTTGTTATCGGTGTTATAGTTAATTCTAATACAGCTATACTTTAggtattgtgtttttattatcgTTTCTACTGCTTCCTGCAaattagttgtttttgtttcacactaaccttttaaacatttgtctttCTGAATCTGCTAAAGGAGAGGACAGTGAAAGAAACAGAGATCCAGACCGTACAAAGAAAAGTAAGAGAACTCAAATGAAAGACACAGGAAATGTATCTATAGTAACAGATTATTTATGACAGTGTTTATGATGCAACAGGAGAGGCTAGATAATCAGAACAACCAAAGAAATGTAAATCTTCTTGAATGAGGATCTAGTCTAGTGCCAAATATtaaaattcagatttttttcaATCTAGGTTATTATTATGCAAATATTTATAGACATATGTTAAGCCACAGGCAAAGGAAATTTGTTTATTACAGTGGAAAAAAAATTGTATCTGTCTTTTTCATTCTccacatttcattcattttctttcatctccatatttataatttatgttatacttaattaattattattaatttaattttgtgaatttgtgatgtcatttgttcttttgtttttctggtgttgtatttttttagtttgaGTGCTTTTACTCACTTCACCCTATTGAAGGTTGCATCTTTATTCCCTGGAACAGAAAGGTACTTTGGTTGTTTCACTTTCTGTTTATCCTTTAATCCCTTTAGTTGAccatttttttaagtttatattGTGAACTGATAGTTTTCATATGCACTTTGTTACTGTGCTCACTCTTGCAGCAGCTGTCAACTGTTTAAGTACCATATGTTTAATGTTGCTATGAACCTGGCTTCCTCCAGGCTACCTCAACAGAGGAAAGCGAAGCTGGTGAGGTCTTGGGTGGCCACAAAGCCAAGACCTCAGCCCCCAGTGTCTCCTCAACCCAAGAAAAACAGACAACATGGTCCAAGGAAAACCCTTCCCCATCAGATCAGAAGGCAGCAGCTGACTCTcattccatctcctcctgcatcATCCCTATAAATGTAACAGGTAATTAGAAAAACAGGAACATCGAGAAAGGGTGAGGTGAGAATTAAAACAAGTAACATTCCCATTGTGTCAACagtccaaacaaaaaaaaaaagtaactgCTGTGCCAAATTTAAAAAGCCAACCTATACTACCTGCCTGAAAAAGAGGAAAGGTTTTATTTATAGCACAGGAACAAGCATGAGCAATGAACAAGATTTCTACTGTAATATACAATGTATTTTAGTGTAATTATCCTAACATGAGTCTTATATGATTTATGGTATATGTCTTACAGGAGTTGGGTTTGACAGAGAAGCAAGTGCTCGGTGTTCTCTTGTTCATTCCCAGTCAGTTCTGCAGAGAAGAAGGAagctgaggagaaggaagacTATTACAGGCATACCCAAAAGAGTACATCAAGATATGGGTATGTTTCAGGGACATCTGCTAATTTTATATAATCCAAGGGCAAGTTACTTGAGCAGCAGTTATCACATTCTAGATAAAAATTATTAATCCATCTATAGAGCTTTAAGCTTTAAACTGCACTACTTACTGGAGAGCTACAATACTTTGCATTTAATTCTGCAAGCCTGCAGTTTTACCATACATGCACAATTGCAATTCATACAAAAATGTAAGACACATTTTATGAATTGTCAAACCCATAAAAGAtatacaataaaacatgaagaaacTGGGAGAGCAAAAACCAGTTTGTAAAATGTGCTCCAGGTTTCCTGTTACTGCAGGACTAATGACAGAAACTAACATGCTTCATCTTTTGTGTTCAGACTCAGACGAATCGCCTGTAGCAAGAGAGCGCACAGTGATTGTCCATGCTAACCCCCATCAACTTTCTCTCTGCCAAGAAGATCTCTCAATCAGTGGACGCCTCCATCATACTCGTGACTCAGGCTGCCAGACAGATGATTTTCTTATAGCATGTAAGTTTTAAAAAGTtatcatttgcatttttgctACAATTAAGTTTCATTCAAGTTCTCAAATTTGTGCAATGGGCTAGAGTGTGGCAGAAGGTTTTGCAGGAAGTGCTGTAATTACTGTTGTACAGTTTGTAAAttacctgttttgtttttcaggtacAGCTGCTCCCTCCAGAAGGCGCATCAGAGCTCAACGCAGCCATCAGGGAAtacctgcctctctctctcattcaacAGGAAATATTTCTTCTCTGGGTGACCAGTCAGACTCCACATATACTACTGTCGCAGCCCACGGTGGACGGTTACGCTCTCGTAGCCTACCACGAGAGGGTGGACGCCTGATAGAcagtgatgaggatgatgatgatgataattatgacgatgatgatgatgaagatgaagaattGTCACCTTATGAAGCAGAAGACTTTATTCCAGCTGGCCCTAGTCCAAGAatgaagctgatgatgatgaaggacgAAGAGGAGAGCACGGATGACCAGGCAGCACCTGAAAACCTGCAACTTGGAAGCTTAAAAAGGTTGCAGCGATCTGgggaaagagacagaggaggtggaggaggtgtgagCCCAGAACACAGCTGGATGGAGAGGGGCCGGTCTCGCTTGCCCCGCAAGGCTGACATGGGCAGCTGTGAGATTTCATCTAGTTCAGATACATTCAGCAGCCCTATTCACTCTGCATCTACAACTGGAGTCCTAGGTAGCCATATAGACCACAAAGAGGACCACCAGTCATCAAGTGGGAACTGGAGTGGTTCCAGCTCCACCTGCCCCTCTCAGACATCTGAAACCATacccccaccctcctctccacctcttACAGGCTCCTCCCACTGCGACTCAGAGCTATCACTGAACACTGTGCCCAATGCCATTGATGAGGGGTTCTCCATGGATCCTTCGTaccactctgacctcagaccacAGGGCCAAGGCCATAGGTCTAGCTCTTTCACATCCTCAGCCACAGACCAGCTGGACGATGCTGGGGTCAGTACAGCCAGTGAAGGGGAGTGGGCATATCCTCCAGATCAAGACCAGACCGATCCAGACCAAGACCCTGATCATACTCAAAACCTAAGCCAAGGTCATGGGTTATCCCAGGACTACTGCTCCAGACAAGGTTTAGACCAAGGCCAAGTCTGTTTCAGTGACAGCAAGACcagcaacaataaaaaagagCCGTGCTCCCATTATCCATCTGAGTCAGATGGTTTCTACTCTTCTTCTGAGCATTTTGGGGAGTGTAATCCAAGTTATAGAGGATACGTGTATAACTATGCAGACCCAGTACCTGACTGTAGTCAATCCAGCACTGTGGCACCACAAGTATCCAATGGAGTTTACCCTCAGCCTTTGGCTGACTTTAAAACAGGCACTATGACCCTGGGCAGGACGTGTCATCCAGTGAGGAAACCAAAAGTAAAACCCCCACCGCCCAAACGAACCTCTTCACTGAAGGAGACCAGTAGCAGTGTTGACGTTGGAACAGACACGCAAGCAGATCAGGATCAACCAAAGATGGTTAGTGAGCTTACCTTGTCTTCCACGGATATAAATCTGGAACTGGACCTAGAGCTTGGAGGTGCTCCGGAACCATTACAAACATCTTGCTTAGTGGCAGAGCCTTTGGGAACTTGGGGAATGGGACTAGGTGAAACTGTGGACATAGTAGAGCCTGTATCTTTCAGCTCTGCAGATACACACTCATTTAAAGATGAAGGTGCTGTGCAATCTGACTATGCAGACCTGTGGCTTCACAACACTGAGCTGAAGTCCAACAATGGTGAGTACACCTCAATGTCCAACTCAAGTACAGCCACAGGCACTACTGTAATGGATTGTATGAAGTCACCGGacagctcttcctcctccacagaaacacaaattcAGGCCTATGCCCAAGCCTCAGAAACCAGCGCGACTAGTCCACCACTTCCACCTGAAGAGTTCAAACTTGCATCACCAGAGAAGCTGGCTGGCCTAGCTTCACCATCAAGTGGCTATTCAAGTCAGTCAGAGACTCCAACGTCAACCTTGCCCACTTCATCAGCAGCCTTCTTCCCAGGACCTCTCTCTCCTTCAACTGGCAAACGGAAGCCCAAAGTGCCAGAGAGGAAGTCTTCACTCTCTTCCCTGCAGCACTTTCCCAGAGAAGGATCCACAATTTCTTCTGCCTATAAGAGAGACCCAGACTTCCCACCGCCACCTTCGCAACTTGATCTTAATGTTCTTCATGGTGGCTatgttaaacacacactttcccatcggacacaccacatgcacacactccaccacagcaaacacagagtTGCAAATGTGTGTCCCACTGGAACAAAGTTGCTGGCCCCTGAGGCATCAAATTCTACCCTGCCCCCAAGTTCAAACACAGCTTTAACAATTACCACCTCCAATCAGTTGGTGATAACTCCATCTGCTCCTCGTTCAGTGCAGCTCCATTCTGTTAGCCAATCTACAGACAGCAGTTCTTCTACAGATCAAGAAAAAGCAAGTGGAGCTGAGACTGCTACAAGACCCAAATGTCCACCTAGTGCTTCTACTTTGGCTCCACCACCAATTACCACAAGGCCTCTCCCTCCTCGCAGACCACCTCCAAGACCTCCAGCTCATGATCACACCTCCTCTCCCGAGCACTCACAACCACCTCCCCCTGGTCGTCATCCTGATGGGCCACCATCCTATGAAAGCCTGCTATTAAGGCAAGACCGATATGGGCCTGGAACATTCTGGGCAATGACAGCCTTCAGAACACGAATGGACTTATCATCTGACCTCTCTGAAGAAAGCTCGCCCTTGCATCGACCAGTGCCACGTGCTCCCCACCCTTCACCTGTAGATCTACACACACATATCCACTCTCATGCGGAGTTCAGAGGGCTCACACACTCATCCCATGCACACCCTGAGTTCAGGGTTTTGGGAGAGCGCTCATTCtcccaggatgatgatgatgatgatgatgatgatgacgatgaagacgacgaagaggaagaggaggagcaggaaaaagAGCTGCAAAGGACAGTATGTTCCAGAGGTAGCATGCGATCGGACCACCCGCCGCCCCCAGCATATGAGTTTGCTGGGGTATCCCATACAGACTCAGGGCCCTGGGCTAGTCCAGTCAAAGTGCCTGGTATCAAAATGGAGACATCGCATCCTTACCTAATCAGCGATGCAAGAAAAAGAggacaagaagaacaagaagaggaggaaatgacaTCAGGTGCTACCAGAAGTGCCCATCAGCAGCAACCACAAGAGAGTAAAGATGATTCCACCACTCCTGACACAGAGGACTACTTTAGTAAAGGTAAGCTTCTAAACTTCATTTGATTGTCAGTAGAAGAGCTCACTGGTGACTGGTGAGTAAGTGACAACTGTAAACAACAACCAACAGCTTCTACTTAGTGTTCTAATTCTAGTGCTAACCAAAACcaaccaaaaccaaaaccacCTGAGAGTCAATAAGTTAGTGGTTTGCGAGACCTTGCACTACTTAGTAGCATGCAAACCAACCAATGGACACCATTAGACTAGAAACGAAAGAATTTAATTAGTGATGGAATGATTTAATGTGACAAAATTAACAAATGAATCgaccaaaataaaagaatatttaTACCATCTAACTAACTAACATAACTACCATCTGTTGAAATATAAAAACTTTTGTTCAGTAGCTCAAAAGTGTGGAAACTGTATTACAAatttaatactgtatatatatatatatatatatatataccaacCAAATGACATGTGATAGGGCTCTTGTGTGCTGCAGATTCAACACCTAGTGATAATTCCCTCTCCCCTATGATGGATGAAACCAAAGTGGACGATGACATTATTATCACATCTCCCAACAAGACTCGCACAACTGAGGATCTGTTTGCCATGATACACAGGTACTGTAAATTTTCTATTTGTCATCAATGTGTTTAAACTCGTAGTTACAGTGTCTGCTAGATATAGTCTATAAGCTTGTACCATCTATAAATGTCATACTTTGGAGGCAAAGCGTAAACTCTGGATACCCAAAGAAGCATAGGAATTTAAAAAAGTATTTCAAAAAAATCTTAACAGTCTCATagataaataaacaattttCTTTTGCcttaaaaacatacagtatactgtagtcTTTAGTCCATTTACATTAATTAGGAGTTGATCACATAAGCTGAGGCTAGCATGCACAAAGCGAGAACAAATTGGGTAACGTTGaatatttttttccacagcGTTATATATTTATCACATTTACTTGTTAAAATATAACTaagtgacagtttttttttatggcTTGGTtaagtgtgtttgtattttttgtttattacactCTCTTATTTTATATATGATGTGATTTATCATTCAGATCCAAAAGAAAGGTTCTGGGCCGTAAAGACTCGGGAGATTTAATCGTGAAGTCCCGTCTTTGTTCTACAGTACCAGTGACCTCTGGTAGCATCCCCAACGTCATTATTCCACCAGCCCCTCCCCTCAATATACCAGCTCCTTTAGCAACTGCTGCTGGATCACAACGAGCCCCTGTGCCAATCTACCGCAGTGCGAAGAAATCTACCACATCAAACGAAGAGTTTAAACTCTTGTTGTTGAAGAAAGGAAGCAGGTCTGATTCCAGCTACCGCATGTCAGCTACAGAAATTCTGAAGAGCCCTATCACACCTAAAATCCCAGGAGAGTCTCCTCCAGAAGGGCATGTTAGACAACTCGAGGAACCACTATCAACACTCCAGGAGCCCCCACTTTCTGGCTTTGACCCGATTCAGATACCAGGTCTTTTTCCTAGGGCCAACTCAGAGAGTTTCACCTCCAAAACCTTACCTATGTCAGCTGCATCTCGACAAGGACGTTCACGGATCCCCCCTGTAGCCAACAGCAGTCGCTACAGTACACGCAGTCGCCTCTACACAGCGCCCATGCAAGCCATTTCTGAAGGGGAGACAGAAAATTCAGATGGGAGCCCTCATGATGATCGATCATCTTAAAGAAACACTTGATAAAATCTGTCATATTTTCTAAGCTGTATTCTACATCTGAAATGGCCCCATATACTTTTCTAATGTTAGATAGGTGTGTCATCTAGGCAGTCTGACTTTGCTAAAATGCACCTAGTTTTGATCATACTACACTACTGAAGGGACTCAAGTGTTGTGTGATAAGGAGATATTTATGAAAACCTTGAGGACATACCTAACTACAGTGTTAAAAAAGAAATCCCTCATAGTTAAACGTGCAAGCTTTGAGACCTATTTTAATTGAACTGGCTTTTTAAAAGTATATATAAAAATCTTTTTCAAATATTTCGCTAGTTATGAAAATATAGTGAAGTATGGACAAAGTGCGTGTGCATGAAATAGCACATTCACAGATATTTGTACTTCTTGTATTTTGAatggctgcgtgtgtgtcacTGAGAAACTGATTTCTTATAAAAATTGAAAATTctaataaaactgaatattcttTGAATTTGGTACCCAAGGCACCATCCTTAACTCCCAGAGTACATAATTAATATCCCCGCCAACAAGCAAGGGTTGACTGAAGTACTTACTGATAACATCTTAACACAGCATCAACTTATTATATTACCATCAGCAGGCCTGGCATAGAGAGTATATCACACAGAGCTAATCATATATTACGTCATATAAATTATATCTAAAAAGATACCATGTTGCATGTATTTTTGTAAACTTGCGACTCAGAACATGGTGATAGAATTTCTCCATGTTGCATGACTGTCTATGGAAACATCCCCTGGATCCTGGTTTCTGTCAACATTTTTGTGATTCCTTTGTATAAAAATAATCTTTCACTGTGAATGGTTTTAGTGACATTTGTACTGCATTGCCAGTGATCTAGATTGATTTGTTTTAGATTTGATGGTCTTACAATAAGGAGAAAGGGCTTGCTTCTGGATGGGGCCCATTTGTGTAAGGCACTGGCTAATTTTGGACAATCGCACCGTGGCCTTTCACTATCAGAGGTGGCTGTATACAGATCATCTAAAATctctgtacatactgtacagtacatggccCTGCTCCATGTTCCACCAGAATTCAATCACATAGGGGCGTAAACCTAACATGGAAATCTGGCATGTTTAGACTGATTAAAGCTTTTTCATCAGCTGACCAGTCTTGCTGTGCTGATTTCACATGGAAAAAAGGGATTCCAAAGCAGCTTTACACTTGGGTGTAGATGTTAACAAGAACTAACAATAACTTTAGAAGGTCCCCAATTGGTTTGAATAGAGGTTAATTTGGAAAGCTTTCCAAAAAACAACTCAGTTTTGCACTTCACGATTCTgttgaaaaatatatatatatcttaaaatgtatatttatattgaaTATTAAAGTCATATCTATATAAAACTTCAAGCAGGCAATTTAGAGGGAACAATCCCAAGTGTAGCAAAAATCAACAGGTCTCAGACAACATCACACATGCATCCTAGCAATGTACAATGTTCTCTTCTTGTTGCCTCTCCTTCATTTGCACTGACCCAGTAGCATTAGGTGAAAGCTGAAGTACACCATTTTGTCTTATCCTCATCATATCACAAAACCCTAAAGAGAGGACACAAGAAGAggaataaatgtattaaaaagtCACTGCAACCTTTTCAAACACTGGAATTAAAAGTGTGCTGTAAGATCTCATCCTTCCAATAGATGTTACcaatgacatttactgtaacaaagTAACCTTTATTGGAATGAAGGTGACCAGTCTGTTACAGATAGTAACTATCCATAGCtaacagcaaaacaacacattttccagTCAGAGATCACGAAACGaaaatcatttactgtattcTGTGAATACCTCAACAAGCATAttactgttttactgtaaatgcaatagatacatagatagatagatagatagatagatagatagatag contains:
- the nhsb gene encoding actin remodeling regulator NHS isoform X1, with product MPFAKRIVEPQLLCRHQIPNDEGLLFEDLCAISNVVLSRTLRQLSDLARHACSLFQELENDILNTNQRVWVLQNKIGQIQQTASALDPKKEAVPVSNLDIESKLSVHYQAPWHQQHNVFHPCTRQPCLEELHRSAQLSLRALHRDEQQFQCSTSRDRNRVTISISVAPPMPTFPSPHTIRRQQRSRLARAQERAERERELDYQPRKERTVKETEIQTVQRKFECFYSLHPIEGCIFIPWNRKATSTEESEAGEVLGGHKAKTSAPSVSSTQEKQTTWSKENPSPSDQKAAADSHSISSCIIPINVTGVGFDREASARCSLVHSQSVLQRRRKLRRRKTITGIPKRVHQDMDSDESPVARERTVIVHANPHQLSLCQEDLSISGRLHHTRDSGCQTDDFLIACTAAPSRRRIRAQRSHQGIPASLSHSTGNISSLGDQSDSTYTTVAAHGGRLRSRSLPREGGRLIDSDEDDDDDNYDDDDDEDEELSPYEAEDFIPAGPSPRMKLMMMKDEEESTDDQAAPENLQLGSLKRLQRSGERDRGGGGGVSPEHSWMERGRSRLPRKADMGSCEISSSSDTFSSPIHSASTTGVLGSHIDHKEDHQSSSGNWSGSSSTCPSQTSETIPPPSSPPLTGSSHCDSELSLNTVPNAIDEGFSMDPSYHSDLRPQGQGHRSSSFTSSATDQLDDAGVSTASEGEWAYPPDQDQTDPDQDPDHTQNLSQGHGLSQDYCSRQGLDQGQVCFSDSKTSNNKKEPCSHYPSESDGFYSSSEHFGECNPSYRGYVYNYADPVPDCSQSSTVAPQVSNGVYPQPLADFKTGTMTLGRTCHPVRKPKVKPPPPKRTSSLKETSSSVDVGTDTQADQDQPKMVSELTLSSTDINLELDLELGGAPEPLQTSCLVAEPLGTWGMGLGETVDIVEPVSFSSADTHSFKDEGAVQSDYADLWLHNTELKSNNGEYTSMSNSSTATGTTVMDCMKSPDSSSSSTETQIQAYAQASETSATSPPLPPEEFKLASPEKLAGLASPSSGYSSQSETPTSTLPTSSAAFFPGPLSPSTGKRKPKVPERKSSLSSLQHFPREGSTISSAYKRDPDFPPPPSQLDLNVLHGGYVKHTLSHRTHHMHTLHHSKHRVANVCPTGTKLLAPEASNSTLPPSSNTALTITTSNQLVITPSAPRSVQLHSVSQSTDSSSSTDQEKASGAETATRPKCPPSASTLAPPPITTRPLPPRRPPPRPPAHDHTSSPEHSQPPPPGRHPDGPPSYESLLLRQDRYGPGTFWAMTAFRTRMDLSSDLSEESSPLHRPVPRAPHPSPVDLHTHIHSHAEFRGLTHSSHAHPEFRVLGERSFSQDDDDDDDDDDDEDDEEEEEEQEKELQRTVCSRGSMRSDHPPPPAYEFAGVSHTDSGPWASPVKVPGIKMETSHPYLISDARKRGQEEQEEEEMTSGATRSAHQQQPQESKDDSTTPDTEDYFSKGLLCAADSTPSDNSLSPMMDETKVDDDIIITSPNKTRTTEDLFAMIHRSKRKVLGRKDSGDLIVKSRLCSTVPVTSGSIPNVIIPPAPPLNIPAPLATAAGSQRAPVPIYRSAKKSTTSNEEFKLLLLKKGSRSDSSYRMSATEILKSPITPKIPGESPPEGHVRQLEEPLSTLQEPPLSGFDPIQIPGLFPRANSESFTSKTLPMSAASRQGRSRIPPVANSSRYSTRSRLYTAPMQAISEGETENSDGSPHDDRSS